From a single Phalacrocorax carbo chromosome 10, bPhaCar2.1, whole genome shotgun sequence genomic region:
- the SMCR8 gene encoding guanine nucleotide exchange protein SMCR8 codes for MISAPDVVAFTREEELEDELCSKPPLPEEYSVPLFPFASHGANPWAKVASSKFTQDFILISEFSEQVGPQPLLTIPDDAKVSGTFDLNYFSLRIMSVDYQASFVGHPPGSAYPKLNFVEDSKVVLGDSKEGAFAYVHHLTLYDLEARGFVRPFCMAYISADEHKIMQQFQELSAEFSKASECLKTGNRKAFASELEKKLKDLDYTRTVLHNETEIQKKANDKGYYTTQAIEKANELASVEKLIIEHQDLLKQIRSYPYRKLKESDFHPYEPECALDQANAGCDQDLTTSNLAEPGETHLYAHVPSYTPKLIKAKSAKCFDKKLKTLEELCDIYFFNQTLDQLHQIERTFRGDVCYLLTEQISRALLKQQNVTNFLFEDVSFLHEKPPIKQYRGCQELSQDAIDRKCGEESPAPKVIISLGSYKSSVECVPIKMEQEIEDPQEPQMTESVTFEHQENLDYLDADIKGSISSGESIEVLGTEKSASGLTKSESQASLPISPSPQAGRSKVGSRRTVSEDSIEVLSTCPSESLIPEDFKASYPSAINEEPYADDEEGGLRFTPKLTLDNANEQEDDVSKQENLVQVDSACCIGKESPNFLEPLPDLGQKPCDEDGVVRIPPQPYRQAEQGLRGSFGGFPSHDGISGGLLPYELDSRYLTGSREVSKSSLDECSDSTSYISSAASTCSDRTPSPAHPACQASERHKKKAGQNALRFIRQYPFAHPAIYSLLSGRTLIVLGEEEAIVKKLVTALSIFVPNCSIYAKPVKHWVTSPLHVVDFQKWKLIGLQRMASPAGVNVLHALSRYSRYVSILDADSKTLRCPLYKGTLVSRLADHRTQIKRGSTYYMHVQSILTQLCSKAFLFTFCHHLHLPISEREPEESVVNRRMNFLKLQLGLANEDIKIVQYLAELLKLQYIQEPGRGMNPLLRFDYVPSFLYKI; via the exons ATGATCAGCGCCCCTGACGTGGTGGCCTTCACcagagaggaggagctggaggatgaGCTGTGCAGCAAGCCGCCCCTGCCCGAGGAGTACTCGGTGCCGCTCTTTCCCTTCGCCAGCCACGGTGCCAACCCCTGGGCCAAGGTCGCCAGCTCCAAGTTCACCCAGGACTTCATCCTCATCTCCGAGTTCTCAGAGCAAGTGgggccccagcccctcctgacCATCCCCGATGATGCCAAAGTGTCGGGCACTTTTGAtctcaattatttttcccttcgGATCATGTCTGTGGATTACCAGGCTTCCTTCGTGGGGCACCCACCTGGCTCTGCCTACCCGAAACTGAACTTTGTGGAGGACTCCAAAGTGGTGCTAGGGGACTCAAAGGAAGGGGCCTTCGCATACGTCCACCACTTGACTCTGTACGACCTCGAAGCCAGGGGTTTTGTGAGGCCCTTCTGCATGGCCTATATTTCTGCTGACGAGCACAAAATCATGCAACAATTTCAGGAACTCTCCGCTGAGTTCTCCAAAGCCTCCGAATGCCTAAAGACAGGGAACAGGAAAGCTTTTGCTAGCgaactggaaaagaaactgaaagatcTCGACTACACCAGGACCGTCCTGCACAATGAAACCGAGATACAGAAGAAAGCCAATGACAAAGGGTATTACACAACCCAAGCCATCGAGAAGGCCAACGAGTTGGCCAGTGTGGAAAAGTTGATCATCGAGCACCAAGATCTGCTGAAACAAATCAGGTCGTATCCCTATAGGAAGTTGAAGGAGTCTGACTTCCATCCCTATGAGCCAGAGTGTGCGCTGGATCAGGCTAACGCGGGCTGCGATCAGGACCTGACTACCTCCAACCTTGCTGAGCCTGGCGAAACGCACCTCTATGCCCACGTGCCGTCCTATACCCCCAAACTCATTAAAGCCAAGTCTGCCAAGTGCTTTGACAAGAAGCTGAAGACGCTGGAGGAACTCTGcgatatttattttttcaaccAAACCCTTGACCAGTTGCATCAGATCGAGAGGACTTTCAGAGGTGACGTGTGCTACCTCCTGACAGAGCAGATCAGTAGGGCACTCTTAAAGCAACAAAACGTAACTAACTTCCTCTTTGAGGACGTATCTTTTCTGCATGAAAAACCACCTATAAAACAATACAGAGGCTGCCAGGAGCTCAGCCAAGATGCCATTGATAGAAAGTGTGGGGAAGAGTCGCCTGCTCCTAAAGTCATCATCAGCTTGGGATCCTACAAGTCCAGTGTGGAGTGCGTGCCCATCAAGATGGAGCAAGAAATCGAGGACCCCCAAGAACCCCAGATGACCGAGTCCGTGACATTTGAACACCAGGAGAACCTGGATTATCTGGACGCAGATATTAAAGGCAGCATCAGTAGCGGTGAGAGCATCGAGGTTCTTGGAACGGAGAAGTCCGCCTCTGGCTTGACCAAATCAGAGAGCCAGGCCAGCCTACCCatcagccccagcccccaggcGGGCAGGAGCAAGGTGGGCAGCCGGAGGACTGTCAGCGAGGACAGCATCGAGGTTCTCAGCACATGTCCCTCCGAGTCACTCATTCCGGAAGATTTCAAAGCGAGCTACCCAAGTGCCATTAATGAGGAACCTTATGCGGATGATGAAGAGGGAGGCCTTCGTTTTACCCCCAAACTAACCTTGGACAACGCCAATGAGCAGGAAGATGAtgtttcaaaacaggaaaacttAGTGCAGGTTGACTCTGCCTGTTGTATTGGGAAGGAGAGTCCCAACTTCCTTGAGCCTCTGCCTGACCTGGGACAGAAGCCCTGTGATGAGGACGGGGTGGTCAGGATTCCCCCGCAGCCGTACCGGCAGGCCGAGCAGGGGCTGCGCGGGAGCTTCGGGGGTTTCCCCTCCCACGATGGCATCTCAGGGGGGCTCCTTCCCTATGAGCTTGACTCTCGCTACCTGACGGGCAGCAGGGAGGTCAGTAAGAGCAGCCTAGATGAGTGCTCAGACTCCACAAGCTATATCAGCAGCGCTGCCTCCACGTGCTCCGACAGGACGCCTTCTCCTGCTCACCCTGCCTGCCAGGCGAGTGAAAGGCACAAAAAAAAGGCTGGCCAGAACGCACTGCGGTTCATCAGGCAGTACCCCTTCGCTCACCCCGCCATCTACTCCCTGCTCAGCGGGAGGACCCTGATCgtgctgggggaagaggaagcgATAGTCAAGAAGCTTGTGACGGCGCTCTCCATCTTCGTGCCAAACTGCAGCATCTACGCCAAGCCCGTGAAGCACTGGGTCACTTCCCCTCTGCACGTTGTGGATTTCCAGAAGTGGAAGCTGATCGGGCTCCAGAG GATGGCGTCGCCTGCCGGGGTGAACGTGCTGCACGCCCTGAGCCGATACAGCCGGTACGTCAGCATTCTGGACGCCGACAGTAAGACTCTCCGCTGCCCACTTTACAAAGGCACCTTGGTGTCCCGGCTGGCAGACCACCGCACGCAGATCAAACGAGGAAGCACCTACTATATGCACGTCCAAAGTATCCTCACCCAGCTGTGTTCGAAAGCCTTCCTCTTCACCTTCTGCCATCATTTGCACCTTCCCATCAGCGAAAGGGAACCAGAGGAATCTGTTGTGAATCGCAGGATGAACTTTCTGAAGCTTCAGCTGGGCCTTGCCAATGAAGATATCAAAATCGTGCAGTACTTAGCTGAGCTGCTGAAGCTGCAGTATATTCAGGAACCTGGCCGGGGGATGAACCCTCTGCTCAGATTTGACTATGTTCCCAGCTTTTTGTACAAAATCTAG